A part of Pirellulales bacterium genomic DNA contains:
- the atpC gene encoding ATP synthase F1 subunit epsilon — MDPHESTRSHILQLVVVTPEATVLDETAEFVALPLFDGEIGIAPLHSPMIGRLGYGEMRVTHGGRVARYYLDGGFVQVVDDVVSVLTGRALPAGTLDAEVAVEQLNEARRRPSNTLELMGLRDRAELQARAQLRVARHAGAAVHSANH, encoded by the coding sequence ATGGACCCGCACGAGAGCACTCGCTCGCACATTTTACAATTGGTCGTCGTCACGCCCGAAGCGACGGTGCTCGACGAGACGGCGGAGTTCGTGGCGTTGCCGCTGTTTGACGGCGAGATCGGCATTGCGCCCCTTCACAGCCCGATGATCGGCCGGCTCGGTTATGGAGAGATGCGGGTGACGCATGGCGGTCGCGTTGCGCGCTATTATCTCGACGGCGGTTTCGTGCAAGTCGTGGATGACGTGGTCAGCGTCTTAACCGGGCGCGCCTTGCCGGCCGGCACTCTCGACGCCGAAGTGGCGGTGGAGCAACTCAACGAGGCCCGTCGCCGCCCCTCGAACACGCTGGAACTGATGGGCCTTCGCGACCGGGCCGAACTTCAGGCCCGGGCGCAACTTCGCGTGGCCCGACATGCGGGGGCAGCAGTTCACTCGGCAAACCACTGA